Proteins from a single region of Bdellovibrio bacteriovorus HD100:
- a CDS encoding 2Fe-2S iron-sulfur cluster-binding protein has translation MKIKFLPQNIEVEGTPDKSLLQIATENKLEIRSICKGVPSCAECRVRIAEGESNTLPPTKAELSLIGTSHFIDGRRLSCQVRCYGDVTVDLTEQVQKSENKVKKIRGFRANKQVESKAVNDTMLLTEKPEDRPQHQQADRSADSAEISSEMAAEGEATEQSQSQPKQQQQQQQKQRQQQQNRPQQQKQQGGGGGNRNQQQNQKQGQQKQGGQQQKQGQQKQGQPKQQQNQKPQQQQNQNRNQNQNRNQQQGQKPPQNQQPKPDRKDDQ, from the coding sequence ATGAAAATCAAATTTCTTCCGCAGAATATCGAAGTCGAAGGAACTCCTGACAAGAGCCTTTTGCAGATTGCAACGGAGAACAAACTGGAAATCCGATCCATCTGCAAAGGTGTTCCATCCTGTGCGGAATGCCGGGTGCGTATCGCCGAGGGCGAGTCCAACACTCTGCCCCCGACGAAAGCCGAGTTGAGCCTGATCGGAACGAGTCACTTTATTGATGGCCGCCGTTTGAGCTGCCAGGTTCGTTGTTATGGCGATGTCACCGTGGATCTGACTGAACAGGTTCAAAAGAGTGAAAACAAAGTCAAAAAAATCAGGGGCTTCCGCGCCAACAAACAGGTTGAATCCAAGGCCGTCAACGACACGATGCTTTTGACTGAAAAGCCGGAAGACCGTCCACAGCATCAGCAGGCAGACCGCAGTGCTGACTCAGCTGAAATTTCTTCTGAGATGGCCGCTGAAGGTGAGGCGACAGAGCAATCTCAAAGTCAGCCAAAGCAACAGCAGCAGCAACAACAAAAGCAGCGTCAGCAGCAACAGAACCGCCCGCAGCAGCAAAAGCAGCAGGGTGGTGGCGGTGGCAATCGCAACCAGCAGCAGAATCAAAAGCAAGGTCAGCAGAAACAAGGCGGCCAGCAACAGAAGCAGGGCCAGCAAAAACAGGGGCAGCCGAAGCAGCAGCAAAATCAAAAGCCGCAGCAACAGCAGAACCAGAATCGCAATCAGAATCAAAATCGCAATCAGCAGCAGGGCCAGAAGCCCCCGCAGAATCAGCAGCCAAAGCCGGACCGTAAGGACGATCAATAA